In the genome of Bacteroidales bacterium, one region contains:
- a CDS encoding C69 family dipeptidase, translated as MTRLHLFVFLSLLIGLTPVIGQQTDFNCYTLVVGKEASRSGSLLMAHNEDDHGENLVNWFKVPRKVHKEGETITLQNGAVVPRADTTYEYLWLEMPGMEFADSYMNEHGVTIASNACSSREDQPELTDGGIGYWLRRLMALRASSAREAVQIGGELVEKYGYASSGRTYTIADPEEAWVMSVVNGKHWVAQRVPDNKVMVIPNYYTITSVNLSNGEIYMGSDELISYANKRGWYEPERDGPFNFRKVYSNPQKLASPGNIPRKWRGLELLTSKDYRMEEAFPFAVKPKEKISRQEIMKVLADHYEGTEWDNSQHYQHGHPHEGGVGTICASHNQYGFVTELRNDMPVDIGAVMWLAPRRPCIQPYVPWYFGMSEIPADFALTNHQSALENHFYAPENILEYNEEHAFSEYVQFAEQVDAHYGKYIGEIKAFKS; from the coding sequence ATGACACGATTGCATTTGTTTGTTTTTTTGTCTCTACTAATCGGCCTTACCCCGGTTATCGGGCAACAGACCGATTTCAACTGTTATACCCTGGTGGTGGGTAAGGAGGCTTCCCGGAGTGGTTCTCTGCTCATGGCCCATAATGAAGACGATCATGGAGAAAACCTGGTCAACTGGTTCAAAGTACCCCGAAAAGTACATAAAGAAGGAGAAACCATTACATTACAAAACGGGGCTGTAGTTCCCCGGGCCGATACCACTTATGAATACCTGTGGCTGGAGATGCCGGGGATGGAATTTGCCGATTCCTATATGAATGAACATGGTGTAACGATTGCTTCCAACGCCTGTTCTTCCAGGGAGGATCAACCGGAGTTGACCGATGGGGGAATTGGTTACTGGCTCAGGCGACTGATGGCACTAAGAGCGTCTTCTGCCCGCGAGGCAGTTCAGATAGGAGGCGAACTGGTTGAGAAATATGGATATGCTTCTTCCGGAAGAACTTATACGATTGCCGATCCCGAAGAAGCCTGGGTTATGTCCGTTGTGAACGGCAAACACTGGGTGGCACAAAGAGTACCTGACAACAAGGTTATGGTCATTCCCAATTATTATACCATTACCAGTGTTAACCTCTCCAACGGGGAAATTTATATGGGTTCAGACGAGTTGATAAGTTATGCAAATAAAAGAGGCTGGTACGAACCGGAGCGGGATGGACCCTTCAATTTCAGAAAGGTATATAGCAATCCGCAAAAATTGGCCAGCCCCGGGAATATCCCCAGAAAGTGGCGGGGTTTGGAGCTCCTTACAAGCAAGGACTACAGAATGGAGGAGGCTTTCCCTTTTGCGGTGAAGCCCAAAGAGAAGATATCCAGACAAGAGATCATGAAAGTACTGGCTGATCACTATGAAGGGACTGAATGGGATAACAGCCAGCATTATCAACACGGCCATCCTCATGAAGGGGGTGTTGGGACGATCTGCGCCTCCCACAATCAATACGGGTTTGTAACGGAGCTGAGAAACGACATGCCTGTGGATATTGGCGCCGTAATGTGGCTGGCACCCCGCAGACCCTGCATTCAACCCTACGTTCCCTGGTATTTTGGAATGTCTGAAATTCCGGCGGACTTTGCTTTAACCAATCATCAATCCGCTCTGGAAAACCATTTTTATGCCCCGGAAAACATACTTGAATATAACGAAGAACATGCCTTTTCTGAATATGTTCAGTTTGCCGAACAGGTGGATGCACATTACGGAAAATACATCGGGGAGATCAAAGCTTTTAAATCT
- a CDS encoding glycosyltransferase family 2 protein, with amino-acid sequence MSEFLVFIPVYNEERSIRTVIYEIKNIADYVDILIIDDGSTDDSPNILEKTENVQVIRHSQNQGYGKTLIDGFRYANEKGYKYVITIDSDKQHQPGEIYKFIHAVKHDNSDIISGSRYLNISREELKEAPEDRIRINRRITETINRITGYRLTDSFCGFKLYKVKALKRLNLSETGYGLPLQLWIQAWKKGLSVNEIPVQLIYFDHTSGQTSSWKDMFRRYRYYLQIIQKETESHEYNDYSSASR; translated from the coding sequence ATGAGTGAATTTTTGGTTTTCATACCCGTGTATAACGAGGAACGGTCGATCAGGACGGTAATTTATGAAATAAAAAATATTGCTGATTATGTGGATATTCTTATCATTGATGATGGCTCAACCGATGATTCGCCCAATATTCTTGAGAAGACCGAAAACGTTCAGGTAATACGGCATTCACAAAATCAGGGATATGGCAAAACATTGATCGATGGCTTCCGCTATGCGAATGAGAAAGGCTATAAATATGTGATCACGATAGACAGCGACAAACAGCATCAGCCAGGGGAGATCTATAAATTCATCCATGCCGTGAAACATGATAATTCTGATATCATTTCCGGAAGCAGGTATCTGAATATTTCCCGGGAGGAGCTAAAAGAAGCACCCGAAGACCGCATACGGATAAACCGGAGAATAACGGAGACAATCAACCGTATTACCGGTTATCGGCTCACCGATTCCTTTTGTGGTTTTAAACTGTATAAAGTTAAGGCCCTGAAGCGGCTCAATCTATCCGAAACGGGTTACGGGCTTCCCCTTCAATTGTGGATTCAAGCATGGAAAAAAGGCCTTAGCGTTAATGAAATACCGGTGCAACTGATATATTTTGATCATACTTCCGGGCAAACATCTTCCTGGAAAGATATGTTCAGACGGTACAGATATTATTTACAAATCATTCAAAAAGAAACAGAAAGCCATGAATATAATGATTATAGCAGCGCATCCAGATGA
- a CDS encoding PIG-L family deacetylase, with the protein MNIMIIAAHPDDEVFSIGGTIATHTMNGDDVYILNLTNGEPTPYGTVETRLKEAEEADRILKIRKRIIMDFPNRYLEDTIDNRKKVAAQIREYKPDILLVQYHVDQHPDHISASELGTAARFYAKLTKSDIPGEPHYPRKILYYYTSHFRLNMSPSFILPVSEEAFKMKMEAGNAYQSQLKNQKRIKLGDRLEWSGRYYGALINSPYGEPFYTPEAVGINTLHNIV; encoded by the coding sequence ATGAATATAATGATTATAGCAGCGCATCCAGATGATGAAGTGTTCTCCATTGGAGGTACCATTGCCACACACACAATGAATGGAGACGATGTGTATATCCTGAATCTGACAAACGGAGAACCAACACCTTATGGTACGGTGGAAACACGATTAAAAGAGGCGGAAGAAGCCGACCGGATTCTGAAGATCAGAAAACGGATCATTATGGATTTTCCCAACCGCTATCTTGAGGATACCATTGATAACAGAAAAAAAGTGGCGGCCCAAATCAGAGAATATAAGCCTGATATTTTGCTGGTACAGTATCATGTTGACCAGCATCCCGATCATATTAGTGCCTCGGAATTGGGTACGGCTGCCCGGTTTTATGCAAAGTTAACCAAGAGCGATATTCCCGGAGAACCGCATTATCCGCGTAAAATTTTGTATTATTACACTTCCCATTTCAGGCTCAACATGTCGCCTTCCTTCATTCTTCCCGTATCTGAAGAAGCTTTTAAGATGAAGATGGAAGCAGGAAATGCCTATCAGTCTCAATTAAAGAATCAAAAGAGAATTAAACTGGGCGACCGTCTGGAATGGAGCGGGAGGTACTACGGAGCCCTTATCAACAGCCCCTACGGAGAACCGTTTTATACACCTGAAGCAGTTGGAATCAATACTTTGCACAATATTGTATAG
- a CDS encoding transporter substrate-binding domain-containing protein gives MRFKQLRLYSVFLLGIALLFIESCSSGDKAKQEKEEMEEVEIDLPSIKERGTLRAITYYGSTSYFLYRGQPMGYEYELASRLAEDMGLDLDIIVAEDLDKEIEMLKKGKGDIIIHGLTVTQDRKERVTFTTPHTNTHQVLVQKKPDNWRQMKIHEIRKEIVSDPVELIGKKVYVRKNSSYYKRLQNLEEELGGDIDIVEMSGDLSTEDLIRKVAEGEIPYTVADYNIAAINNTFYQNLDIDVRLSFSQRIAWAVRESSPQLLKEVNSWIARMKQNTDYYVIYNKYFNNSKSYRRRVRSDFFSMETGRISRYDDMIKARADSIGWDWRLVSSMIYQESGFNPRTKSWAGARGLMQLMPATARELGISDLYSPESSVEAGTKYISYLRKQWASIPDSSERVKFVLASYNVGLNHVKDAQRLAEKNNEDPTDWYVIRDYLLKLSNPQYYNDPVVQYGYCRGEEPYYYVKEILERYEHYKRFVG, from the coding sequence ATGAGATTTAAACAACTTCGTCTTTATTCGGTGTTCCTATTGGGAATTGCATTGCTGTTCATTGAATCCTGCAGTTCAGGGGATAAAGCTAAGCAGGAGAAAGAAGAAATGGAAGAGGTGGAAATTGATCTCCCCAGCATAAAGGAACGCGGAACACTGAGAGCCATCACTTATTATGGCTCCACCAGTTATTTTTTATACCGTGGTCAGCCTATGGGATATGAATATGAGCTTGCCAGCAGGCTGGCAGAAGATATGGGACTCGATCTGGATATAATCGTTGCCGAAGATTTGGATAAAGAGATTGAAATGCTGAAAAAAGGGAAAGGCGACATCATCATCCATGGTTTGACCGTCACACAAGACCGGAAAGAACGTGTAACTTTTACCACACCCCACACAAACACCCATCAGGTGCTTGTACAGAAAAAACCGGATAACTGGAGGCAAATGAAGATCCATGAAATCAGAAAAGAGATTGTTTCCGATCCGGTTGAACTGATAGGAAAAAAGGTGTATGTCCGGAAAAATTCTTCCTATTATAAACGTTTACAGAACCTCGAGGAAGAGCTGGGAGGTGATATAGATATTGTTGAAATGTCGGGCGATCTGTCTACGGAAGATCTGATCAGAAAGGTAGCTGAGGGAGAGATCCCATATACTGTAGCGGATTATAACATCGCTGCCATCAATAACACCTTTTATCAGAACCTGGATATTGATGTGAGATTAAGCTTCTCACAAAGGATCGCATGGGCCGTGCGGGAAAGCTCACCCCAGTTGCTCAAAGAGGTCAATTCATGGATTGCCAGAATGAAGCAGAATACGGATTATTATGTGATATATAATAAATATTTTAATAACTCCAAATCATACAGGCGAAGGGTAAGAAGCGATTTCTTTTCTATGGAAACCGGCAGAATTTCGCGTTATGACGATATGATAAAGGCCCGTGCCGATAGCATCGGTTGGGATTGGCGGTTAGTGAGCTCCATGATTTACCAGGAATCCGGCTTCAATCCAAGGACCAAATCCTGGGCAGGTGCCAGGGGATTAATGCAACTCATGCCCGCTACTGCCAGGGAGCTGGGAATAAGCGACCTGTATTCCCCCGAATCGAGTGTTGAGGCAGGAACAAAGTATATTTCCTACCTAAGAAAGCAATGGGCTTCCATACCGGATTCCTCCGAACGCGTGAAATTCGTGCTCGCCTCATACAATGTCGGGCTGAATCATGTAAAAGATGCTCAGAGACTGGCCGAAAAAAACAATGAAGATCCCACCGACTGGTATGTGATCCGGGATTATCTTCTTAAATTGTCGAACCCGCAATATTACAATGACCCGGTGGTACAATACGGTTATTGCCGGGGTGAGGAGCCCTACTACTATGTTAAAGAAATCCTTGAACGCTACGAACACTATAAAAGATTTGTAGGATAA
- a CDS encoding aldo/keto reductase, with product MDNTDLTRRLGNSELMVTPVGLGTWQFSKRNNLAGRFWPYLSEEESHEILKTSINNRINWFDTAELYGNGESEKTLARALQQSGVDDKEVIIATKWNPIFRTARSITKTVGNRQEALAPYTISLHQVHNPASFSSIGAEMKAMVKLVKDQKIKHVGVSNFSASQMRKAHEELQKHGLKLVSNQVRYNLLNRKIERNGILDAAKELNVAIIAYSPLAQGLLTGKYHENPESIKNKKGFRKMMGSFKEKGLEKSRPLVDKLKEMADKHDATAAQVALSWTINYHGTKVFAIPGASNSRQAESNARAMQINLSEAEMEQISQASTGIGK from the coding sequence ATGGATAATACGGATTTAACCCGTCGTTTAGGCAACTCAGAGCTCATGGTAACTCCTGTCGGACTGGGCACCTGGCAGTTCAGCAAGCGAAATAATCTTGCAGGCCGGTTCTGGCCTTATCTTTCGGAAGAAGAGAGTCATGAAATCTTGAAGACCTCTATAAACAACAGGATCAACTGGTTTGATACTGCCGAATTATACGGAAATGGTGAATCCGAAAAAACCCTGGCCAGGGCGCTGCAACAATCAGGTGTTGACGATAAAGAAGTGATCATTGCCACCAAATGGAATCCCATCTTCAGAACCGCTCGTTCCATAACAAAGACTGTTGGAAATAGACAGGAAGCGCTTGCTCCTTACACCATATCGTTGCACCAGGTACACAACCCGGCTTCCTTTTCAAGCATCGGGGCAGAAATGAAGGCCATGGTAAAATTGGTGAAAGATCAGAAAATTAAACATGTAGGGGTAAGCAATTTTTCTGCCTCACAAATGCGGAAAGCGCATGAAGAACTTCAAAAACACGGCCTCAAGCTCGTCTCCAACCAGGTCCGATACAATCTGCTTAACCGGAAAATTGAACGGAACGGTATTCTGGATGCAGCCAAAGAGCTGAATGTTGCCATCATTGCATACTCTCCATTGGCTCAGGGTTTATTGACAGGAAAATATCATGAAAATCCCGAGTCCATCAAAAACAAAAAAGGCTTTCGCAAAATGATGGGTTCATTCAAAGAAAAAGGTCTGGAAAAGAGCCGGCCCCTTGTAGATAAACTGAAGGAAATGGCTGATAAACATGATGCTACCGCGGCACAGGTCGCTCTGAGCTGGACCATAAATTATCACGGCACGAAGGTTTTTGCCATCCCAGGCGCTTCCAATAGCCGGCAGGCCGAAAGCAACGCCCGGGCCATGCAGATCAATCTGTCCGAAGCGGAGATGGAGCAGATATCTCAGGCAAGTACGGGTATAGGAAAATAA